In a single window of the Cydia pomonella isolate Wapato2018A chromosome 2, ilCydPomo1, whole genome shotgun sequence genome:
- the LOC133533261 gene encoding pseudouridine-5'-phosphatase-like, protein MAFKKVSHVLFDLDGLLIDSEILYTQAFTTVCAKFGKEFTWELKSSLLGFQGHECAEKIITTLGLPLTVQEFMKLCQKEYEVLFPKVQLMPGAQRLVEHLHSKGVPIALATSSAQDSVDMKMRNFQEFVGLFHHLTMGSTDPEVTKGKPDPAIFLVCASRFPDKPKPEDCLVFEDAVNGVKAANAANMQVVAVPDPRIDPALLNTATLVLNSLEEFKPELFGLPAFD, encoded by the exons ATGGCGTTCAAGAAAGTATCGCATGTGTTGTTTGATTTAGACGGTCTGTTAATAG ATTCTGAAATTTTGTACACGCAAGCGTTTACCACTGTTTGCGCTAAATTTGGCAAAGAATTCACGTGGGAACTGAAGTCAAGCCTGCTGGGCTTCCAAGGCCACGAATGTGCGGAGAAAATAATTACAACTCTAGGGCTACCACTTACTGTACAAGAGTTCATGAAATTATGTCAAAAGGAATATGAGGTACTGTTCCCCAAAGTCCAGCTCATGCCAG gtGCACAGAGATTGGTAGAGCATTTACACTCCAAGGGTGTTCCAATAGCACTGGCTACTAGCTCTGCTCAAGATAGTGTGGATATGAAAATGAGGAACTTTCAAGAGTTTGTGGGTCTGTTTCACCACCTCACCATGGGCTCAACGGACCCTGAAGTTACCAAGGGCAAGCCAGACCCAGCCATTTTCTTAGTATGTGCCTCCAGGTTTCCTGATAAACCTAAACCTGAAGAT TGTCTTGTATTTGAAGATGCAGTTAATGGAGTAAAGGCAGCAAATGCAGCAAATATGCAAGTAGTAGCAGTACCGGACCCTCGCATAGATCCCGCCTTACTAAATACTGCCACTTTAGTCTTGAATTCATTAGAAGAATTTAAGCCAGAGCTATTTGGTCTACCAGCTTTTGATTGA